A window from Citrus sinensis cultivar Valencia sweet orange chromosome 3, DVS_A1.0, whole genome shotgun sequence encodes these proteins:
- the LOC102613280 gene encoding BTB/POZ and MATH domain-containing protein 4 isoform X2, with product MQNAPSPSPSPTTTPLSSPTSSLSLTQTINGSHHFTIKGYSLSKGIGIGKHIASDNFSVGGYQWAIYFYPDGKNPEDNSTYVSVFIALASEGTDVRALFELTLVDQSGKGKHKVHSHFDRSLESGPYTLKYRGSMWGYKRFFRRAMLETSDFLKDDCLKINCTVGVVVSAIDCSRLHSIQVPESDIGDHFGMLLENEESSDITFNVVGEKFHAHKLVLAARSPVFETEFLDAMEEDNHEIVVTDMEPKVFKALLHFIYKDTLIEDGECSASSSSCVPSVSDTLEAKLLAAAEKYVLPRLRLMCESVLCKVISVNSVAHTLALADRHCAMDLKSVCLKFAAENLVGGLGSIENLGIKAAA from the exons atgcaaaacGCACCATCTCCCTCCCCATCGCCCACAACAACACCCCTGTCTTCGCCGACATCATCCCTCTCCCTGACCCAGACCATCAACGGGTCCCATCACTTCACCATAAAGGGCTACTCCCTCTCCAAGGGCATTGGCATCGGCAAGCACATCGCCAGCGATAACTTCTCTGTCGGCGGCTACCAGTGGGCCATCTATTTCTACCCCGACGGCAAGAATCCCGAAGACAACTCCACCTATGTCTCCGTGTTCATTGCCCTAGCCAGCGAGGGCACCGACGTAAGGGCGCTCTTCGAGCTCACCCTTGTTGATCAGAGTGGCAAAGGGAAGCACAAGGTCCATTCCCATTTCGATCGCTCCTTGGAGAGTGGGCCCTATACCCTTAAATACCGCGGCAGCATGTG GGGCTACAAGCGTTTTTTTAGGCGGGCTATGCTTGAAACATCGGATTTTCTCAAGGATGATtgcttgaaaattaattgcacAGTTGGTGTCGTGGTTTCTGCAATAGATTGCTCGAGATTGCACTCCATACAGGTTCCTGAATCTGATATAGGAGATCATTTTGGTATGTTATTGGAAAATGAGGAGAGTTCAGatattacttttaatgttGTTGGTGAAAAGTTCCATGCTCATAAGTTGGTATTGGCTGCTCGGTCTCCTGTATTCGAAACTGAATTTTTGGATGCAATGGAGGAAGATAATCACGAAATAGTTGTTACAGATATGGAACCTAAGGTTTTTAAG GCTTTGTTACACTTCATATACAAAGATACTCTTATTGAGGATGGGGAGTGCTCTGCATCAAGTTCATCTTGTGTGCCATCTGTATCTGATACATTAGAAGCAAAATTGTTAGCTGCAGCAGAAAAATATGTCTTGCCTAGACTTAGACTGATGTGTGAGTCTGTGCTCTGCAAAGTTATATCAGTGAATTCAGTTGCCCATACGCTGGCACTGGCTGATCGTCATTGTGCTATGGATCTTAAATCTGTTTGCCTCAAATTTGCTGCTGAAAACCTCGTAG
- the LOC102612275 gene encoding uncharacterized protein LOC102612275 has translation MEASSLPLFISLWLLIVSRAHFVAPLKGIDSGSPSIDVTPYPLSEKSSVHGSHDVLSCERVQVSGYSRMKLGSYPSSFRVTLAPSVVIPERLHHKIQVCFHRNASLGLCQCEKDEWKDIQKGGIWSTVMSPYEDRYVDVKFVGRVSGSVSVAVEEDFQRWRLLCLAFGFFTLLLAPVVSSWVPFYYSSSMAIGVFLVILIILFQGMKLLPTGRKNVLYLTIYGSVLGAGSFLLHQFSVLVNSILINFGFSEEMHNPVAIFVLVGIVLAGAALGYWIVRKFVISKDGTVDVGVAQFVKWAMRIIASTSIFQSTLDAPLALGALISCCIVCSLITSPKWVASWMQCSSQTTNKHGRAEFLSRSPVVGSRGKLWSTPKSTKSPPLWSNSPVRGVVSPYSGERVINQRDYYSTFHDTGKRKRFTEQEWEDLTRDSTRQAVAELAASPEFADWIIEHADRIKLLPSESSEEALGSESDSTDENDAASCSGFRFFGW, from the exons ATGGAAGCGTCTTCTCTTCCTCTCTTCATTTCACTCTGGTTATTAATCGTTTCGCGTGCCCACTTTGTGGCCCCTCTCAAAG GTATCGACAGTGGGAGTCCTTCTATAGATGTCACACCGTATCCCCTTTCTGAGAAATCCTCAGTTCATGGGTCCCACGATGTTTTATCATGTGAAAGAGTTCAAGTCTCTGGTTACTCAAGGATGAAACTTGGGAGTTATCCCAGTTCCTTCCGAGTCACTTTGGCTCCCTCTGTGGTGATCCCAGAGAGATTACATCATAAAATTCAGGTTTGCTTTCACCG GAATGCTTCACTTGGATTATGTCAATGTGAGAAGGATGAGTGGAAGGATATCCAGAAGGGGGGAATTTGGAGCACTGTCATGTCCCCATATGAGGATAGATATGTTGATGTCAAGTTTGTTGGCAGAGTATCTGGTTCTGTTTCAGTTGCGGTCGAGGAAG ATTTTCAGAGATGGCGGCTCCTTTGTCTAGCTTTTGGATTTTTTACACTGCTGTTGGCACCAGTTGTCAGCAGTTGGGTTCCTTTTTACTATAGCAGTTCAATGGCTATAGGAGTTTTTCTTGTCATtctaattattctttttcag GGAATGAAGTTGTTGCCAACTGGAAGGAAAAATGTCTTGTATCTTACCATATATGGTTCAGTG CTTGGCGCTGGATCTTTCCTTTTACATCAATTCTCAGTGCTGGTGAACTCAATTCTTATCAATTTTGGGTTCAGTGAGGAGATGCACAATCCA GTCGCTATATTTGTACTAGTGGGCATTGTCCTTGCGGGAGCTGCTTTAGGGTACTGGATTGTGAggaaatttgtaatttcaaaagATGGAACTGTTGATGTTGGTGTTGCTCAATTTGTTAAATGGGCTATGCGCATCATTGCGAGTACATCTATATTCCAG AGCACCCTGGATGCTCCTTTAGCATTGGGGGCGTTGATCTCTTGCTGCATTGTCTGCTCTCTCATCACTTCTCCAAAGTGGGTTGCCAGTTGGATGCAATGTTCGAGTCAGACAACAAACAAGCATGGACGCGCTGAATTTCTGAGCAGGTCACCTGTAGTTGGATCCAGAGGAAAGTTGTGGTCGACCCCTAAGAGTACCAAGAGCCCGCCTTTGTGGTCAAACTCTCCTGTTAGag GTGTGGTTTCACCATATTCTGGTGAGAGGGTAATAAATCAGCGAGACTACTACTCAACCTTTCACGATACAGGAAAACGAAAGAGGTTTACAGAGCAAGAGTGGGAGGATTTAACCCGGGATTCCACCCGGCAAGCAGTTGCAGAATTGGCTGCATCTCCAGAGTTTGCCGATTGGATCATTGAGCATGCTGACAGGATTAAACTCCTTCCAAGTGAGAGTTCAGAAGAAGCACTGGGCAGTGAATCTGATTCTACAGATGAGAACGATGCGGCCAGCTGCAGCGGGTTTAGGTTTTTCGGTTGGTAG